The genomic region TAAAGGGAATGCGGAGCATGCCCTCCCCCAACGCCCATCTGTTACAGGAGAGGAGGCGAACAACGAAGTGACGCGTAATATCTCAATTCGCTGTTTGGCTCGCTCGTTTATACATACGCTTAATATGTGTGCCAGGTTGAGGCCATACGAGGTAACTTTCTTTCATTATCTCTCCCGCTGAACACAGAGACCACTTTTAAAGACCCCACACACATATTTGCGTATGAACTCACCTGATTAGACAAATAGATGTCAGTGAAGGAAAGTGGGCGTTCGACGACGACAGTCTCTGTTTAGTAAATTCTCATCAAACAATAGCAAAGCACAGtggtcatcaccatcatcatatatctctcactcctctctctcaccactcaGCAATTATATACATTTGAGCAGATCAGCTGTGTGGTCTCAATTAGGTTAGATATTAAAAGATCAGAGGAAATATGCCAGCTAGTCAAAGGCCAGACCAAACACTTACTTTGTGCAAGTGTGTGATTTTTTTATGACAAAGCAAACAACACCCTTTTTTTGGTACAAAAGAGGTATTTTAATTAAAAAGAACGTAGTGTCAAAGAGTCAAAAGTGAGTGAGGAAAAGTTGAGCTTTATCAgccatcctcttctctctctggtgcTTGTCACAGGGGGTAACCACTCCACAGACTGGAAGTCACAAAACGAAACATTAGTCACATACCACTCTGTGGGGTCAGGATGTGTGTTTCCTTCCATaccagtcagttggctgagcggtgagggagtcgggctagtaatccgaaggttgccagttcgattcccggtcatgccaactgacgttgtgtccttgggcaaggcacttcaccctacttgcctcgggggaatgtccctgtacttactgtaagtcgctctggataagagcgtctgctaaatgactaaatgtaaatgtaaataccacTGTTTGAGGTCAGAATGtctgtgagtgtaagtgtgtttcCATAACACTGTTTGAggttagaatgtgtgtgagtctctatgaggttttgtgtgtgtgtgtttccataccAGTGTGTGTAGTCAGGGTCTGTGTCTCTGGTGAGCATAAGCTCTTTGATCTCCTCTGGAGGGTTTAACCCATGAAGAgacgctctctcccacctctgcaTGCGACTGATAcctgaagagagggatggggaagagagagagaaatggtgaaagaaagagagacatgtgagagagaagaagcaGGGGGCAGAGAAAGATCAATATAGAACAGAATGAacgacagaatgagagagagagagagagagagagagagagatagagagagagagagagagagaaaggaacaaagagaaagagttAAGTAGAGAGTTATGGGGAAGGTTAGGTGTGCAGAATTCATCTAgtcccacgtgtgtgtgtgcgcttgtgtgtgtgtgtgtgttacctatgCAGGGACCGAAACGTAAATCCAGGTCAAACTGTCTCAGCTCCTGCAGTTCCATCTCTCTGACAGAGAGCGGACCTGGCTCAGTCTCTGATTGGTCCATGAACAGGAAAAGGTTTCAGGTAGACACATAAGTATAGCAATCCAATCTTAGTTACATTaattagaaaacacacacacacacactcaacgcatccctctcacccttctgtggaggtgaggggggtggtttcttctcctttttctctcctcttcgtGCCTTCTTCACCACCTTGAAGGAGTCTGTGATCAACCGCCGTTTGGTCGTCATGGCTGACCAGAGAAACTGACTGTTACCGTTGTACATATGTGAGTCGGTCAACAGACTGTAGCACATTTCATAATCACTTCGTGAAAGCAATTAGGTTTAATAAAAGTAACAGCTGTATACAGGCATTCCGAGTTTGCATTCGATTTTATCGCACTTTAATCGAGGGAGGACATGCAACAGCAACCAACCACACCCATATCCTGTACTCTTATTTGTATATTGATACTGTCTTAGAACATTAATGAAAATTATTACGTTTGGTATTGATAAAACGTGCTTGATAATGGCATGGTCCACACCACTGATTCTGTACATTCTGCTTTCCAAATGACAACATTTGCAGAATAACAGTAGGCTTCTGTAAAAACACACTACCATAGCGTGGACTCAAAACTAGCAACGTTCGACCAAATAAGCTGATAATTGGCTGTCATACCTGATCACGAATAAGTCCAATAACGTTTTAAAGGCCGGTTTTGTACTGCTGTTCGGATCAGAAGCGTCCAAAACAATCGAAGCTAAACACAAATGCCGTACGTAACGTGAACGTGATGGCATCATCGCCGACGCTTGCATCTACGCCGACGCTTCCATCATCATGTATTGTCCCATAACAGCCCACAGAGGGCGCGATTCTCATCAATAACTGACACAAAGCGTCACGGTGAGGAAGGTTCTGATCTGAAGTGTTTTTTTCTGTCAAAAAGATCTGTGTGTTGTTGCccgtaggagggggggggggggggtggtaggtgtgtgtgcttttgtcttctgacgtgtgtgcttgtcttgtgtgtctgtgtatgtgtggtttcTTCCATGtacctccctccctttatccctcaGTAAGGGTGAATtgaaaggaaataaacaaagtaCCTCTTATAAGTAGTTCCTCATATTTCCCCAGGATGATGGAGTTCTGGGTTTGAGGTTTCTACAATTATCTTATGGTCTGACCATGCCacaagagtgagaggaggagagagagatgaaggagagggataGTGAAAGGCTGTGAGTGGGTAACCTGATACTGAtgagacagaagttaaaacacattagcttgttctctctctctccccccccactcctctctctctctctctctctctctctctctctctctctctctctctctctctctctctctctctctctctctctctctctctctctctctctctctctctctctctagttcagTTCATTTGTAAATGTTGCCAAAGCAACACAGAAATTGTAAGGATATTACTAtattaataatagtaataagcaGAGGAGGAAGTGTGTTTAGCAAACAGTGAGTTGAACATTAAACACGTATGCACAAATGTAtgatgtatatatactgtatatatataatatcaTATTTATGCATTAAGTAttaattaatatatatatataaatatatatatataacaaatatatataaatataaatattactGTAAAAGTATTAgccgaaaaaaaagaaaagaaaagtcaAGCACAAGTGCTTTACGACATTATGAAATGAAAAGACTAAACAAATTCTCAACATTGCACTTTTATTCTGCAGCAAATATTCAGAagtcaaaaatatataaatttagATAATATTAGTGACATTTAGATAATATTTGTGTACAAATGCACAGTTCTGGatagatatataaatatatgtaaataaataaaatgaggATGATAAGTTCATAAAAAGCACTGAAGGTATAAAAGATAGTTTACTCTCACTCCTGTGGATCAAAACCCTGTTGCCTTGGTGTCCTAATGGTCATTTCTTTCCTCGGCCCCCTCCAATATCCCTCTACTATCTATCCTTTTACCCTCCATCTCTCGTTCCCCCccattcctccatcctctgGATCCTCTTGTGCTCCCAGACCACTTAAAAGACAATTGGATTGATGGTGTTGGAGGTTTATTAACTATCTATTGAACTGTCCATTTACTACCTCtatacccccaccccctctctcttcctcctgcctctcatATGGCCTGAACGACAGGAACACACCCCTGTCCCAGGCTCCTGGATGCTCAGCCTTGAGAAATTTCAACACTAATGACATGTGAGGTCCCTTAAGGGTAGTGCTGCATACAGaccagtttgtgtgtggatgtgtctttGTGGGGGTGTTGAACGGTTTCCTCAGGATGCTGACCAGCAACACTCAGGAAACCATCAATTTTTTACTTGTCCGTCTGTCTCATCTTttagtgggttagggttagaaagtgtgttagagtgagagtgagagagagagagagagagagagagaaagagagagagagagagagagagagagagagagagagagagagagagagagagagagagagagagagagaaagaaagaaagaaagagagagaaaaagtgtgtgtgtgtttgtgagacagtgttatctgtgtgtgggagagatctGGGggagacattgtgtgtgtttaccacttTTGTGTCTGTCCTCTTCCCACTCATCCTCTCCGTCATTTGcttcccctgtccctccctccctcccaccgtccctccctccctccctatctctttccctccctccatacccCACTAAGGTTGTATCCCAGATTGAGTTAGAACATTCATAAACAGGATGATTGAGTCTAAGTGTCCTTGTTGCCGACACTGGAGAGTTGTGTGACATCGTCCACTCCACTTCCTCATTGTTGTCCAATCAGGGCCATTAGGATGGACACATGACTAGGTTACTAAAGGGGGTGAGAACTGACGTTACTGGAAATTTAATCTGGCATGTGATAGGGTGGGAtgattgatgtgtgtttgtgtgtgtgggtaagaaagtgtatgtgtgtgtgtgtgtgagagagagacggagagagagagagagagagagagagagagagagagagagagagagagagagagaggaagagagatagattTATTCTATAGGCCTACAGTGCCACAAGATCTGCATGTATAGCAATTTCAAGTTCAGTTTAAACCAGAACACAGCAACATTAACCTATATGtggttttgtggtgtgtgtgtgtgcacaagtctGCGAGCATgtggtttagtgtgtgtgtgggggggaggtacATTAGGGATAGAGAGGACGGGTAAGAGAGGAGGAGTTTTCTAGAATATCATCTGAACAATTGAATAGGAGATagaaagtggaggagagagtgtgaaggAGAGTGCGAAGAAGAGTTGGATGTCAAGAAGGTATTGTCAAGCTGTGCTGTAGATCGATAAATAAATCAAAACGATTATAACCAATACTAGAGAAGATTTTGGACCAACAGGTCCATATTTTTGGAAGGAGAATCGTAAACCCCTTTGAAGCCAAATACGAGATTTGATAGAAGAATCTAATTTCGAATCTCTAGATCGTTGGGATCGCTGGTAGTATTACCTGGTTGGTTACTGGGgcaaaaacaacacacatactcacacacacacacacacacagaatgtggaCGTGTATAACAGATTTCTTCACCTATGAGACCACCAAGTCAGTGGTGGTGAAGAGCTGGACCATCGGCATCATCAACAGGGTGGTCCAACTTCTTATTATCACCTACTTCATCGGGTCAGtacctgtgtgcttgttatgtgtgtgtatgtttgaggtggggttatgtatgtgtgttcacatgtgttgtgttgtctttgggtgtgtgtggcgggCGTGAATTGATATgtatgtgttgggtgtgtgcgtCTTTCTGACTTGTATTTCTATCCATTTgtgtttgtggctgtgtgtgtgtgtccgtgtgtccaTGTTTTTTTGACGTATTTCTGTTcatccgtgtgtgtatgtgtttctgtgtgtgtgtgtgtgtgtgtttgtgtacagatgGGTGTTTGTCCATGAGAAGGCATACCAGGTCAGGGATACTGCTATAGAGTCATCAGTAATGACAAAGGTCAAAGGCTTTGGTGTTTACAACAACAAGGTTATGGATGTTGCTGACTACGTCACCCCTACCCAGGTACCcggctgtgtgcgtgcgtgcgtgtgtatatttgtgtgtcttACATATAGCTATTGTGTGCTGGCAGTATATTCTCatatgtttttgtgtgcgtgtgtatgtgcgtgtgtgtatcagggtgcCTCAGTGTTCTGCGTCATCACTAAGCTGATCACAACCGAGAATCAAGTTCAGGGTTACTGTCCTGAGGTGAAGGTTATCACACACTCAtcaaacgcacacgcacactcattacacactcatcacacacacacacatatacacactcatcACATCATTCACACACCTAGACAACTATAGCAATTCCATTCTGGTAGTAGTCTGCTGCTTTCTGATTTGTATTACTTccgtattttgtgtgtgtttgtatgtgttaacTAGAGTGAGATGAAGTATAAGTGTACTCACGACAACAACTGTACCAAGTTCCTGAACAGACCTGCAGGGAACGGTAAGACcgtcccccaaacacacacccacacacagggatCGGAAAGACAACCTAGTCACTTCAAATGATTGTGGTTGGTGGTGTTTATTGTCGTAAATCTccctcgttccccccgaccACAGGTCTACCCACGGGCAGGTGTGTTCGTTTCAACGACACCCTGAACACCTGTGAGATCAGAGGCTGGTGCCCCGCTGAGATAGACTACATCAAGACGTAGGTCACCTGCTGCttgttcctttctcctccttcccttcttcttgtacccttgtttttttttttaccttctcCGTGTTATCTTTTCAGTCTGGCCAGGATACATTTCAGATCTTCCTTTCTCACCACGTTccatcactctgttctgtgtgtgtgtgtgcaggcaccctatgatggaggtggagaactTCACCATCTTCATCAAGAACAGCATCCGTTTCCCCCTTTTCAACTTCACTAAGTCAGTATcactgatgatgaggaggatatAAAAAGAATTCACTTGTTTAaactgtttctgtttctcctcctctctcctaccacccaactatctttctctccctctctccatcccgccctccctttccctccctcccccctctctctctctccctttgtctcctctactccctccctccctccatctctatctcagaGGGAACTTCCTCCCCAGCATCACAAACGCGTATATAAAGACGTGTAACTTTGACATGGTCAACAACACCTACTGCCCTATCTTCAGGGTAGGGGACGTGGTGCGGTATGCACACCAGAACTTCACCACTCTGGCCCACAAGGTAAcacacctccttccctcactccagCCACCCCTCCATTACCTTATCCCTCTACTCTCTTTGCTTTCATCCATCACCACCCCTTCTCAAACCTCAAAGTATCCCTCCACCCATTACTTTTGTTACAATGCTAGCCATGGTCAGACTAGCCATCGGGAGAATCGGAAGATGTCCCGACTGGCCGGTCAAAGTAACGTCCGCGCTATTAAAAAAAACTGCAGGGGtcacgcaaaaaaaaaaaatgcacggCTCGTGGGTGGTCTGTGTTTCAAAGACCTTCAAAGACGTTTTTCAGCTCAAGTCCGACCCAGAAGCTAGCCCATAAACTACACAAAgtttcctccctcacccccaaacTTGCTAGAGTTTTATAGATTTTCATTGTTTTCATTCTCATTCTcgttctctctatatatatatatctatcttGGTTATTCTTGTCGTCTCTCAGGGAGGAGTGATTGGCATAAAGATCGGCTGGATATGCGATCTCGACAGGTCCGAGGATGAATGTAGCCCCTCCTACTCCTTCACCCGATTGGACGCCATGTCAGAGAAGAACAGCGTGTCCCCCGGTTACAACTTCAGGTAGccaatgacctctgacctcccatTCCTTAACCACTGCcagtaatcacacacacaaagacaaacacacacataggccctccaccaacacacacacacaaactacagtaCAATTAGTACTACTAGCTTATTCGTATTGTGTCCCTGAAGGTTTGCCAAGTACTTTAAGATGGACAATGGGACTGACTACAGAACCCTGGTGAAGGCCTACGCCATCAGGTTTGATGTACTGGTCAACGGAAATGTGAGTTTATTtgtgttcctgcgtgtgtgtttgtgcctttgtttgcatatacagtatgtgtgcatatgcgtgtgtgcatgtgagtgcatttgtctgcgtgtgtgtccatgtttatgtgtgtgatttTTAATAACACTGTGCTTGTCTCCAGGCAGGAAAGTTTAACATGATCCCTACTCTGATTAACATGGTTGCAGCATTCACCTCTGTAGGAGTGGTGAGATCTCTCCTTCattccaatctctctctcttatctcatcTTTCAttttctgtccctttctctcttctcatcttAACTCGACCGTATATGTCATGTTTTCTCtgttgtctctgattggttccaGGGCACGGTGCTCTGTGACATCATACTCCTCAACTTCTTGAAAGGGGCGGAGCAGTACAAGGCCAAGAAGTTTGAGGAGGTAACGTCTCTTTCATTCTTAATATGGCCGACACAGGCTGTGGTAAGTACAGTTCACCTggagacactctctctctctctctctctctctctctctctctctctctctctctctctctctctctctctctctctctctccccccctttctctctctctctctctctctctctctctctctccatctaggtTTCAGACACGCCAATGGAGTCCTCTGTTTCCCATAGCAATGGGTTGTACCGCAGCCAGCTGTCAATCAGGCATGAGGAGAGGCAGTCCAGCGACTCAGGAGCCTTCTCTATTGCACAATACAGCTGATGGAGTCACACGCCAATGGGACGGAGAGTTTCAGTGTGATGGGTGGGACCACACAGCCAATGGGATGGAGACCTTCAGTGTGATGGGTGGGACCACATAGCCAATGGGACGGAGAGCCTCAGTGGGAGAGGCGGGCATTCAGTAATGGAGAAAACGACTAAcacatttatatataatatttataATGTTGCATTTTTGCCTGCCAAAATGTAATTatgaattaaaataattttaattatattttattttttgcatgCAACCACATCAGTCTttcaacatctacagtacaatcAGATTATCTGTCTGTCaatataataaaaaacaaacaaatgaataacaaataaataaagaaacatTTGACATCCATATTTCATTTGCAAAACACTTTATtgattttctattcatttgcaTGTTTGCTAAAAGCAGAGAGGCATTTCCCAGTCTCCTGAGGAAGTGGTGATGGTGGAGCCAGGCCTATGACCGTTTGTGCCTATGCCAGGAAgacgtttatgtgtgtgtttcaggtatgtgtgtaactgtgtgtgtcttcctggaAAGTCCATATTTCGTCCCCTAGATCTCACAGAGAAGTCTCTCTTTGGTACGTAGATTGAACGGTAGAACGGTAGATTTTTGGGAGTTTCCTTGCAGCCAGGCCGTAGTTCACTGGTTAGTTAACTGAAGCCAGACAAGGAGAGAAATGGGGGGGAAGGAAAGGAAAAGGAAAGAAGTACACATGTCAGATTTTGTTTCTAGTCATAACCTCCcttgtccctccatctcttcttccaTCCCAATACCCGAACACCACCCCCtctgcaccctccctctcccatccatCCACATTTCCTTACACCCTCCCTTCTATCCCTCCTCGATGCCTCCcccattcctcctccacctaTCCCTTCATCCTTACACAACTCTCCTCGATGCCTCCCcccattcctcctccacccttaccTGGAACATCTCAAAGCTCCCCATCCAGATCCTTGGGTGAGCAGCATTGtgtgttagggagtcaggtggctgagcggttaaagaatcgggctagtaatcagaaggtcgctggttcgattcctggccgtgccaaaggacggtgtgtccttgggcaaggcacttcaccctacttgcctcaggggaatgtccctgtaattactgtaagtcgctctggataagagcgtctgctaaatgtaaaatgtaaatgtgtaccaTGATTAGACAGAGCAAGTCGTAATTTGCCTTTTTGTCATGGATAGACACCAAATGACCACCAGGGGCAGCATACCTGCAAATattctggagggaggggaaagagttgtgtgtttatgataaattttttaattatttaagtTGTACATGCACGCACAGGCATATACACACATGGGGgtaaatgcgcacacacacctcagcattAGTGAAGTTCTGTTGGTTGCTGAAGTACTTCATGCACACTGAACCGAACTGTTACCAGTCTTTGTAGCCCTTACGGAGACAGGGTTTGAACAAGCCACACTCTGGCTCCCCTGTTAGCACCGGAGGTGTCATAGCGCTAT from Osmerus mordax isolate fOsmMor3 chromosome 14, fOsmMor3.pri, whole genome shotgun sequence harbors:
- the p2rx3b gene encoding P2X purinoceptor 3b, producing the protein MWTCITDFFTYETTKSVVVKSWTIGIINRVVQLLIITYFIGWVFVHEKAYQVRDTAIESSVMTKVKGFGVYNNKVMDVADYVTPTQGASVFCVITKLITTENQVQGYCPESEMKYKCTHDNNCTKFLNRPAGNGLPTGRCVRFNDTLNTCEIRGWCPAEIDYIKTHPMMEVENFTIFIKNSIRFPLFNFTKGNFLPSITNAYIKTCNFDMVNNTYCPIFRVGDVVRYAHQNFTTLAHKGGVIGIKIGWICDLDRSEDECSPSYSFTRLDAMSEKNSVSPGYNFRFAKYFKMDNGTDYRTLVKAYAIRFDVLVNGNAGKFNMIPTLINMVAAFTSVGVGTVLCDIILLNFLKGAEQYKAKKFEEVSDTPMESSVSHSNGLYRSQLSIRHEERQSSDSGAFSIAQYS
- the pold4 gene encoding DNA polymerase delta subunit 4 isoform X2 — its product is MTTKRRLITDSFKVVKKARRGEKKEKKPPPSPPQKETEPGPLSVREMELQELRQFDLDLRFGPCIGISRMQRWERASLHGLNPPEEIKELMLTRDTDPDYTHCLWSGYPL
- the pold4 gene encoding DNA polymerase delta subunit 4 isoform X1; translation: MYNGNSQFLWSAMTTKRRLITDSFKVVKKARRGEKKEKKPPPSPPQKETEPGPLSVREMELQELRQFDLDLRFGPCIGISRMQRWERASLHGLNPPEEIKELMLTRDTDPDYTHCLWSGYPL